The nucleotide window TCGCGAGACGGGTCCGACGCCGGAATCTCTTCATTGTCTACCCCCGCGAGGTCTCGGTCGCATCGAGGATCCCATTTTCACCACTCGCACTCATCCATCTTTTTTTGGTGCTCGGCGCTGCCGCGCTCTCACTCACACGCTCCTTCTCACACGCGCGCTCGCATGACGGTCTGGGCATGCCTTCGCTTGCTGTCCGCCTCCAACCCACGATCGCGAAGTGAGCGGCTGGTGCCATGGCACAGCAAAATGTCAGCATTTCCTGTCTGCGTCATTGCACATCCCTCCGTATTGCTTCACGATTTCTTCTCCCATCCTACCCTTGCTCGTGCCTTGGCTCATTTGCCCGAACCGGCCATCTCATTCACACCCGCCTGCGGTCAACGCCTGCTAACGCTCCGCACAGGAAACCAAAGCCACAGACTCGGACGCACAACAACCAGGAGCGTCCGAGTCGCTGAGGGCTTCTGCTGGCTCGGATCCTGGATCCAAAGAAGGGGGCGCCGAAATGGCGGCGCCGTACGGCACTCGCTCTCGCAATAGGACGGGTAATGCCCGCATCAACTACGCAGAGGATAAGGACATTGAGATGGACAACTACGACTACTACCATTCCAAGACCAaccacgacggcagcggcaagaagctgTCGCGACAAAGCACGGCGGCTGCGAATGGCGACGGTCCCCTTCGCGGCAGCGGGTCGCGCAAGCTGGGCTTGGATGACGGCAAATCGGCTGGGTCGTCCCAGAATGGGTCCCGAGAACAGAGTTCgagcaatggcggcggcggcggcagcactgGTGCATTGCAGGCCGCGCAGGCATCAGTCGCATTgcagccctcgtcgcgcaagcgcaaggccaCAGCAACGCAATTGGCGACTGCATCGACCATGTCATCACCAGCCGTCATGTCGACAAAACGCATCGGAAACACGATGCAAGTCACGGGCCCGCCACTGCGAGAAACCAACCTCATGACGTTTGAGCAGAGCAACGCCCGGCCGGAAAATGGGCGGATGAAAGCTGACGACGGGACGGTGCTGGAGCCAAATGGTGAGTCGTCGAAAGCCTGcttacccccccccccccccagtcCAGTCCCAGTGGCTTGGCCGAGGGGACCCACCCACTTTTTTGGAGCCTGGGAGGGTCACCCACGATCCGCCCACGGCCAATTTCAggcatggccatggcatGCTGGCAAattggcgacgagctggcgctgctgcggcgtgtATCAAGCggcgggagctgctgcgcgcgcgctgaaATGCACACAGCTCTACCTCCAGCGCAGGGTCCTCGCGCCACACTTCCTCCGGGGCATGCGCATCGCCagccgtgacgacgacgacacgcctATTGTTGCAGTACCTTGGCTGACGCTGCAACGCCGCAGACCATGTGTACCTCGTCTGCGAACCCCCCGGCGAGCCCTACTATTTGGGCCGCATTATGGAGTTCTTGCACGCCCAGAACGACACGTCCAGACCCGTGGACGCGGTACGCATCAACTGGTTCTACCGCCCCAAAGACATCGGGCGCAAGGCCGTAGACACGCGTCAGGTCTTTGCCACGATGCACTCCGACATTAGCCCGCTgacggcgctgcgcggcAAGTGTCGCATAATGCACCGCGGCGAGATTGACAGCATGGACCAGTTCCGCAAAACGCCCGACAGCTTCTGGTACGAGAAGCTATACGATCGCTACATACAAAAGAACTACGACCTCATCCCAACCGCCAGCATCGTTAATGTCCCCGACAAGGTCAAGAAggtgctcgacgagcgcTGGAAGTTCGTCTTGGTGGAGCAGGGTCGTGGTAAGGAGCTGACTAGCGCCGTCAAGCTCTGCAAGAGATGTAGCGGCTACTGTGCAAGGTACGTACCCTGCTGCCtacccaccacccacccacccaccttCCCCACCAACCTGGACAACCTCATCTCAACGCCGCACCAACTACCTGGTCGCACGTGAGGCCGGCAAAGCCGATTTACACGTCACAACAACTTTTGTGCTAATGTATAACCCCATTTGTTTTCAGCAATGATTCTGTCGACTGCGCGGTATGTCACAATACATATCACATGAATTGCGTGCGGCCGCCGTTGCTCAAGAAGCCGTCGCGTGGGTTTGCATGGTCCTGTGCCGCCTGTAGCAGGGCCCAGGAGCGGAAACTTGAGGCCCGCAACACACCTAATGGCACCGACGCCAACGGTGAccccgacgatgacgagcttcttgacgatgacgatgaggacgctCAAGGCATCGAAACCGACCGCACTACCCCAGCAGACGAggagcaccaccatcaagGTACCGCTGAGCAAATCTACCAAGCGAGCCTCTGGCCGTGGCGGTATCTGGGAATGCACTGCAAGCCGGAGGATGCGCTCGACTACGATGACCGCATATACCCTCGGGCGAGCACGCGCATTGGCCCGCGCCACCAGGCAAACGTCACACCATGGCCTGGCCGTCCCGTCGAGTATGTTAAGCCGCTAGAGATCAGGAGGGGACCAAGAGGCCCGAAGATCTCCAAAGAGGCCCTGGATGCCGAAAAAGTCCAGCGCGGCAAACGACCAAAGTGGGTCCAAGATCAACCTCCTGGCTACGTCGCTCGTGGCGAGGATCACGACGAGAACGACCCAAACGCTACCTCGACGCTCCTCTGGAAGCCCCCTTCTCATGATGAGATCAGTGATGGGGGGGTCAAAGACTATATGAAGGAGGCACAAGGCTTCGCAAAGAAGCTCGGCCTTCCGGAGCGCTCTACCAACCTCCAAGATATCGCGCTTGAGACTCTCTTCCAGCACAATTATGAGTCGTCGGCCGCTCTCAAGGATCTTCCGGACACAAAGCAGGATGTGTTCAAAGAACCTCTGTTGACCTCGGCTGAACAGAAAAAGTTTGAGGAAGGTGTGGCCAAGTACGGCTCAGAGCTTCATTTGGTCATGAAGCATGTGAAGACGATGACACCAGGGGAAGTTGTCCGCTACTACTATACGTGGAAGAAGACGGAGCGTGGTCAACAAGTATGGGGTACCTTTGCCGGCAGAAAGGGCAAGAAGCACGCTAGAAGGGCGGAAGAGGCAGCCAACAAACTCGCTGACGACGTGGCggaccacgacgatgactCTGCGTTCGACACAGCCAAGGCagcggagaagaagcggaGTTTCATCTGCCAATTTTGTTCTACGACTACGTCTCGCCAGTGGAGGCGGGCTCCAAACATCTCTTCCGGACTCGTCGGCGACAACGCAAATAAGGGAAACGGAAAAGACAAAGGCAATCAGTACGTTGTTGCCCTTtgtcggcgatgcgcagAACTATGGCGTCGATACGGCATCCGTTttgaggagatggaggaggtggccaAGAAAGTGGCTCAGTCTGGCGGAAGGGCCTGGAAGCGGAAACAAGATGAAGAGCTCTTGAAGGAACTCCAGGCTGCTCAAGAAATGGGTCTCATGACTCCAGATCGCGACGTTACGCCCATGAGCGGCTCCCTGAATTCTGTCCAGGAGCCTCCGAGGAAGAAGCTGAAGGGTGCGCCTGGTCCCGCCGACAAGGACCAAGACTCAGCATACtccgacggtggcggcgttcCAAGCTCCGGTCTCTCtaagaagaaggacaagtACGTCGAGAGCACGCCTATTCCAGAGATGCCGAAGCCCCGTGTCCTGCCTTGTGCAGTCTGCGACCAAATGGAACCTCTAGGCGAGCAGCACATCTCGTGCCGCGAGTGTCGCTTGACTGTACATCGCAACTGCTACGGCATCATGGACAACCGCATGCAAGGCAAGTGGATCTGCGACATGTGTTCGAACGACAAGAACCCGCAGCTCTCAATTGTGAGTCCACCCCGTCATTTTTAATCATGACCGTCACTGACGTCAACCTAGCAATACAAATGCGTGCTTTGTCCGGTGGAGCATACCGAACAAGACTTCGTCGAACAGCCCAAACTCACTCATcacaagaagaagatgtCAGAGAAAGACCGCGAACGTGAGAAGCTGGAGGTGCAGCAAGCGCGCAAGGCTGCCGAGTACTACCGCAAGCAGCAGGAAGACCTGAACCGCCCAGTAAACCCCCGAGAACCACTCAAACGTACGGCAGACAACAACTGGGTTCACGTAACTTGTGCGGTGTGGACTCCCGAGGTCAAGTTTGGAAATGCgaaggccctcgagccgTCTGAAGGCATCCCGTCGATCCCGCGGTCCAGATACGACGAGGTGTGTCAGGCTTGCAACCAGCAGGGGGGCGCCTGTATCTCCTGCCATCAGTGCCGCGTGCCATGTAAGGTGCCCGTGTGACATATCATCGTTCAGACACTGACCACCTCCAACTAGATCATGTCGAATGTGCGCGGCAGCAAGGCCATCTACTTGGCTTTGATGTCAGCCCTGTCAAGGGGTCTCGTCGGGACCAGTTCAACGTTGTGACTCTGAATGGGGAGACGGGAACGATGTCGGCTGTCCTGTGGTGCAAGGACCACATTCCGACCAAGACGATTGCACACCACATGCACGAGATGGTGAGCGAATCTGGTCTGAATGCCTTACAGTTCTACGCCCAAAACTACAAGCAGGCGGACCTTACTTTGACGGGGACTGTCCGCAAGGCCAATCTCATGATGAATGCCGCCAAGGTCTCTGGAGTTCCAACCCAATCCAGCGGTCCCAGGAGACCGTCTGGTGCTGGCACGACTACAGCGATTGCAAATGGCACAGGGTTACATGCTCGAAACGGCGAGCCCACTGAAGCAGCGATGAACGCATTGCAACCTGGGGAGAAGGTTTGCATCACTTGTGGAATTGATGTGACGCCCAAATGGTGGCCAATCGACGACTCGCAGGAGCGGAAGCTCACAAacggccatcatggcgtgATCGGCTCCGAGGCACGCAAGTTCGTGGACCAGCGCAAGTTCCAGTGTCATCAGTGCCGCAAGGCGCCTCGCACGAAACCCTGCGTGCCGCAGcactcgccgcccgcggccgagccTCCTCGGCTCTCTCACGCGATGCCGCCTGCACCACCCACGGCGGTTCCCCCGTTGCgaagcccgcccgcggcccccTCCGATTACCGTCCGTTGCGGTCTGAGATACACTCACTACTGCATCACCCTGCTCTGAACgaacggccgccgccgcctgtccccgtcgcggctgccgtgCCGCAACACATCGACTCTCGACCTCCGGCTGTGACACATCCGTacggcgcagcgccgcacCCACGGTCATACAATGAATGGAGTCACCTGCCTAGACGCCAACacggctcgccgcctcggcatcTCAATGGAGGCCCTCCGCCGCTTCATGGAGGGGCTCCGGCGCCACCCCCGTTGTCGAACCTTACCTCTCTGCGACCCCCGGCAATGACTGCTCCTCCGCCAGTTGCTCCCCTTTCGGTGGGTCACCATCATGCACACGGGTCTCCCGTATATGGAAATGGCCTGCCCCCGTCACCTCGCCGACTGActggcccggcgccgcccgccccttACGTTCCCCCGTACCATGCAGCGCCCAgtcaccctcctccaccgccgcaaACCAGATCGCCAAACCTCAGTAAcggcgtgccgtcgtcgaggtatGAATCATCCACTCACGGGATGCACCCGCATCCTCAACTCTCCCCATACCTGGGCTCTCACGGAAGTCCACCAATGCCAAGGACCGGTCCACCGCCGACTCTTGAGCCACCCGGATCTGCCGGttccatggcctcgaggccgccggagAGCCGACCTGCCAGCGGGGCCAGCGCGAGCCCATCGCTGAGAAACTTGTTGTCATGAAGAGTTTGTTGTCTTTAAAGTAGCGGGGGTGTTCAGGGGCCAGCCTTCTCCTGCTAGACAGGGAGAGGAACATTTCAGGATGGAGTTTTGCATCTCACGGTTTGCGTTTCTCGATTTGGTTTCTGGAAGGAGTATGGGAGTTTCCATCATGGGTCCGTGTCGCTCGGCCTACGCTGGGCCCACCTAGGACACATCTTTGACGCCCCTAAACAAAGCGAAACACGAAGTCTATGTACAATAGAGGAATGGCGGTGAGCAAAAGAAGGAGTTGGGCGTTAGAGAGTTCTGGCGATGCGACCCCCGATCGGGGATGCGAAGTTAGTCGTGTTCGCCGTTGTCAATCCTAAGAGAAAAGACCTCTAGGGCATAGAGAGCTACTATATTCAAGTGAAGATGACTTGCATACTTTCAGTCGTAGAACCGAAGTTGACGCTGTCTACGAAAATCTGTATGGTCACCGGCATGGTGTGTCGTCGGATCGATGCAGATGCCATGCGCTGCCCCGGTTTTTAGACCCCTGcgatccatccatctcctGGCAAGGTGCGGGAGAGACCAAAACAGCAACTTGGAAGGACTGGCACACACACCCATCCACCCCACGGCCCGCAACCTTGCGCTGCTCAGGCGCCTGCTTTGGTTGGGAGGTGAGGTGTGACACTGCGGGTGCGATCCGGGCAGCTGCTGGAgtggctgggctgcccgccAGAGGCTGTGCGTCAGCTTGGAGGTGGCACCTACCTTACTACCTTTACTTCGTTCctcggggcgccgccgccgccgccgccgttgtgcACGCGCCGTATTAGCTCAGCAGTCTAACTAACGGAcgcatcccatcccatctccAGTTACCCAGAGTCGGGTAACTGCGACCTGGTCCTTCGCGCACGTCTGACGAATAATCAGCCACGACATACCACCAATCGCGCCGGCACCGTGTGCCCCTGCGACGGACTTCGGGTCGACAACGCTGTTCATTGCTGCGTCGTATTGTACATctgccctcggcggcttTGTGTGCttgcgacgagggcgacacGACCGGTTGTCAGCCGACCATTCGAGGAGCTTGTCCAGAAGCTCCATACACGACGCCACGTCGCTTGACCCATCGCTCTACCAGGCCCTTGATGCATTTCCAGCTCGCGAGCGGCAGAAACTGAACCAGATTTGCACTCTTTCCCGAGCGAAAATGGCACAGATATTCCTTGACCTCTTCTACTCCTTTGGGAACTGCCTCAATTGCTTCCCTGGGTCCCCGACCCTCAAGATCAACAGCCGCAGCTTCAAGATCCTGCGTCTGCTCGGCGAAGTACGCCCATGCCCCTGGAATCGTGGCCGTTTCCTGATGACATGTCTTGGTGCTAACGGGCGTTATTCCGTTCAGGGCGGCTTCTCATACGTCTATCTCGTCGAAGACACCTCGACCCATGAGCTTTTTGCGCTCAAGAAGATTCGATGTCCCTTTGGCGCAGAGTCAGTGCAGCAGGCCATGCGCGAGGTGGAAGCCTACCGCCTATTCGATCACATACCAACTATAATATCAGCAGTCGaccatgccgtcgccactGAGCGCGGCGCAGACGAAGCCACCAAGACCGTCTACGTCCTGCTGCCGTACTACCGCCGGGGCAACCTGCAGGATATGATCAACGCCAACATGGTCAACCGAACCGCCTTCCCGGAGCGCCATCTCATGATGCTATTCCTCGGCGTCTGTAAAGCGCTGCGGGCCATGCACGAGTATCGGCCAGGGCCCGTTGAGAGGATGGAGATGGGCAACGAGGAGGACCATCCCGCCGACGgacccagcggcggcgaccggaggggcggcggcggggctggTGGCAGCAAGATGGGCACGCGCGGAAAACGCacagaagaggaggaagagacaGAGCAGGAGCGCCCTCTGATGGAAAATGAGAACCAGATCAGCTCATCGGGtcccggcggcaaggtcctGTCCTACGCGCATCGGGACATCAAGCCCGGCAACATCATGATTGACGACTCTGGATCCACACCCATCCTGATGGACCTCGGATCCGTCGCCCCGTCACCCGTCCCGGTGACGTCGCAGTCCCTGGCCCTGCAAATCCaggacacggccgccgaaCACTCCACCATGCCGTATCGCGCACCAGAGCTCTTCGACGTGCGAACTGGAACCGTCATTGACACCAAGACGGACATATGGTCCCTCGGATGCACCCTCTACGCCTGTCTGGTCGGCAAGTCTCCCTTCGAAATGCGCTCTGACGAGACGGGGGGCACCCTCAGCCTCtgcgtcctcggcggtgatTGGCGCTTTCCAGACGAgtcgcccggcggcgccaaacGTGTCAACAGTATCAGTCAGGCCAAAGCGAGGGCGGCCGttgcagctgcagcatcaGACGGTCCCCCAGACGGCCCCTCGGGAGGCGGTGGGAGCGGCAGCGTGTCCATCAGCGAACCGATTCGCGAAATTGTGCGGCGCTGCCTCAAGGTCGAGCCTGCGGAACGCCCCGATATCAACGAGCTCATCACCATGGTCGAACATGCCATTGACGAGCTACCTGATGGTGGTAGTTACGGGTCACCATAAGTGACGAGCGACTGTTGGGTCTTCCCTACTGTGCCGCGGATCCGTCCTGTGTATAGGCGCGAATCTTTCATGTTGTAACCTATTTCCTATTTCTAGCCGCTCTACTGGACTGTCTGGGCGCTGGTATTGTATCTGAGGCAACGGCGTTCACAGGGTGCGCTTTCCTTTGCAGCTTTCGAGCTGAGGAAGGGCGATGCGAGGTCTTCAGGAGGCCCTAATGGTACTCTCTGCGACTATTGAACCCTTCCGTACTAAAGCATGAGAAGAGCGCGAAGCGAAATGATTGTAGGCATACAAAATTTCATGGATTGGCTTCTGCAAAACCCGCGCCGCACTAAAAGGCTCGGGGTGAACTGATTCTCGGGAATCAACAACATGCTTGCGAAACACAGGCGTCACCGTTATCCTAAAGCTGAATCTTGTACGTGGCCACTTCGAATGGCCGGAGCCTAATATCGAAGTCTCCCCCGGTGTGCCTGacctcctccagctcgtcctcgagcaggtTGACCTTTGTCACTCGCTTGACGTTGAACTCCGTCCTGACGGTTGTCCGGCTatggccgccgagggacTCGTATAGGCGCAGGATCACGCTCTGCCCCTTGTTCACGCGGAGGCCCTCGCGCCTGctgacgtcctcgtcgtcgtggccgcgctTTACCGTGTCGAGAAACACAGAGTCGGACCTGTCGTGACTAACGAGCCTGACTGGTGCGCCAGTGAGGCCCTCCACGGTTGCCTTGGAGGCAGAGAGCGGCTTCAGCGGATTGTTGAAGGCGTAGGCCGCCTTGACTGTGGCCGATGACAGGGAGCCATGATGAGGGAAAATGGCCCACTGGATGGAGTGGTGACCCATATCCGCGTTCCCGTCTGGGGACTTGGGAGACCTGAGCAGAGAGAGGCGCATCATCTTGCCAGCCGTAGCGAATCCGTATTTGCTGTCGTTGAGAATGGACACGCCGTAGTTGTGCTCCGACAAGTCGGCAAACCTGTGGCAGCAGACCTCGAACTTGGCCATGTCCCAGCTGGTGTTGTAGTGCGTGGGTCGCTTGGTAATGCTATACGCGGTCTCGTACGAAGCTTCGGTGTTGACAATGTCGACGGGGAACTCGACCTTGAGGAACTTGGAGTTTTCGTGCCAGTCGACCTCGACCGAGCAGTTGACCTGTGATGGCTGGCCCTTGATCGCAGCCGAGAGGCTTATGTACGATTTCAGTGAGCTCTCCTCGCTGATCTTGATGTCGGTGACCAAGGTGACCCTATGCGGCTTGTTCTCGTGAACTCTGGTTTCGCCATACTGCAGGTCCCGCTTCGTGCTGAGGTGGTACACCTCGACGTCCCAAGCCTCCCAGTAGAGAGGGATGTCATCGAAAATGACAAACTTGTTCGCCGCTCCTCCCCTATCGACGACTTCGCGGTCATTGACGCGATCAAAGAGGGACGTTATGGTACCCTGCTTTATGGTGACACGCAGGTTGTCATTCTCTAGGACAAATTCGTCGTGATTCTCAGTCACGGTCACGGCGGGCTTGTCCTCCTGAATCTTGAAGGTGCGTAGGGGCAACAGTGGACCGTCGCCGCAAGCGATGCCGACTTCCGTCTCGCTGACTTCAACAATCTCTTTGCGATGCCAAGGCAGTGTGTTGATGACGACCGTTTCGGATAAGGCCGCTGTGCGCACTTCAGAAGCATTGTGAGTCTCATAGAGCTCCTTGAGAAGCTTCTTCCCGGTTGCAAAAACCTCTGCATAGAGCTGTGGAACATCAGTATCAACGTTCGGGTATGAGATATCAGAAAAGCGCCAAATACCTTATCCGAGTCATCATAACACATCTCAATGGAGCTACCTGGTAGGCAGTCATGGAATTGACACAGTAGGACAGCCTCCCACATGCCGTCGATTTTCTCGGTGGGATACTTGTAGGACTTGTTCCTGATGGATGCGAAGGTGGCCAGCTGTTCGATGCCGCGAAGCATGGCCTCAGCCTTGCGGTTGAAGAGCTTGTTGTTCGCCTGCGTAGTGTAGGTTCCTCTGTGCAGCTCGAAGTACAGCTCGCCGTACCACGTTGGAAGTTCCTTGACCTTTGGCGTCAGGCGGTCAAAGAAATCGTCCACGGTGAGTCCGAGCTTGAGCTTCgggatgccgccgatggTGTTGCTGATgccggcgcagcggcgcagcTTCTCGAAGTGTTGCCAAgttgggccgccgccgccgtcaccttTGCCAAAGACAAGAAGCGACGAGTCATCGACGCGTAATGTCTTGTGCTGGGAGATACTTCTCTTAAGATCTCCAAAATTGGCGTCGGACGTGTATGTCtccgacggcggcatgtgGCAGATGACCTGGCTGCCATCAGGGCTCACCCACATGAACGTGGTATGTGGGAAATTGTTGATGTTGTTCCAGCTAAGCTTCTGAGTCATGAAGCGGTCCATGCCCGCCAGGCGGCAAAGCTGTGGCAACTGGCTCGAGTATCCAAATGTATCCGGCAGCCAGAAGGTACGGCAACGAGACCCAAATTCGGCCTCGAAAAATCGCTGGCCGTACAAGAACTGACGGACAAGGGACTCGCCGCTGGGCATGTTGGTATCATGCTCAacccagctgccgccgatTGGGTGGAACTGGCCCTCGGCCACCTTCTTACGTACGCGGTCAAAGGCGCGCGGGTAGATTTGCTTGAGCCACTTGAACTGCTGTGCCTGGGAGCAGGCAAAGTGCGCCTCGGGATAGCGATCCATCAAGTCGCACTGGCTCGACCAGGAGCGGCACACCTTGCGCTTCGTCTCTGCCCATGGCCACAACCAGCACGTGTCAATGTGGCAGTGGCCGATACCAAACACGACTGGCTCTTTGCCGACCTGATACACCCGATGGGAATCAACGTCGGGCCCGATGATGTCCTGGGCGAGTTTCCGGCACTTGAGTATGGATTCCTGATTATTCACCTGGAAGGTGTCGATGATCTTCATGGCGACTGTCAGAGCCTGATTCTGCTCCGCCGAATtctcgggcagctcgcggGCAGCATCGCCCAGCTCCCACATGTCGAAGTGAAGCATACGAGCAGGCACGTTGACAGCAGCTATGTCGGCGGTGCTGAGGCCGAAGTACTTGTTGGGGTCCGGTGGAGCGTTTGTGTCCTTGCCATTCGGCGCACATCCAAACATACCATTGCAAGCCATCTCGATATAGATGATGTGCTCCTTGCCGTCTCGGAAACTCTGGGGAATGATCCACTCAAtgcggtcgccgccgccggtgaggcCCTGCAGCGGCATGCCATCCTCGGACCAGACGAGACCCTCGTTGTTGGCGTCCCACTCGAAAACCACCAACTCTTCGTCAATGATGGCGTCGGGAACCTTTAGATGGACCCGGAACCAGTGGGTGGTCCATGACGGCCCAAAGGCGACACCCGTATGAGTCTCCTTGAAATCATGCGTTACGGCTTCGTCGAAGCTAGGGCGGTCCTGGCCAGGGGCGCTCCAGACGTAGAGCTTCACATGGGGCTTGCCGGAGAACCTGCCATTGTACAGATTTCTGCGAGATGAGTTAGTCAGAGCACGCGGCCAGTATGCAGTCCAGGCACGTACGCGAGCAAATTGACCTTGCGATACTGCTCCGACCTGTAAAGCAGCTCGATGCGGTTCTTCAGGATGCTCGTCTTGGGCACCCCGACCGGCTCGTTGACAAGCACGGGATAGGAGCCCTGGCCCCTCAAttctccaccaccacccataTTGCACGAATTCAGGCTTGCCCTTGAGGTATAGGCACTGAGAACCCGGCTTCGGGACGTTGATTATCTGGCGATGGAGGACGTCTTTTGGTTCAACCAGAAAGTGGGAGGCGCTTGGGGATGAAAGCAGATACGATCCGGAACGCTCGTATGGCCGGCGGTTCAGCAGGTGAAGAGTGCGCGGTCCTTGCGATTGCACAAGGGTGATATGTAGGTATGCCGGTCTTCAAGGAATGAGTAGGGTTGTAGAGGCTGCCGTTGCAGTGCAGGTCCGGAGCTGCACGGTTGGTCACGGGTGAGACCTAGATGTTGGACGGAAGGATGACGAGCGGGGAGAATGAGGGGGGGCTATTATATGAGGCGCTGGTCGGGGAGCTGTGGCAGGTGGGTGGATGGTGCTGGGGGGGCCGCTCGCTGGGGACGAGAGCTTGCGGCCCGGGCAGTTTGGACACTGGACCAGGAATCGCTGACTGAGCAAcgtaggtactaaggtgcATTGGCAGAGCAGCCAAGCATCCATGGATGACCGGGCCGCAGGTGCCGCAGCGCCTCACGAGTGAATTCCGCGCGTTATCGAGGTGCAAACGTAACCAGCATTCCCGTGCGACAGCGCTGAGACGCTGCCAAGCTCTTCGTACTACTGAACCTGTAAGGTACTCTACGTAATGGTGCGGAGAAATTCCAGGTCGCCCCCTAGTTAGTGCATTTGGAGTGGTCGGGCAGCCGGGTTTTTGCAGGCAAAGGAATTACCACTTAAACTGATGCAGCCAGC belongs to Purpureocillium takamizusanense chromosome 1, complete sequence and includes:
- the SNT2 gene encoding putative PHD type zinc finger protein with BAH domain-containing protein (COG:S~EggNog:ENOG503NUPZ), producing the protein MAQQNETKATDSDAQQPGASESLRASAGSDPGSKEGGAEMAAPYGTRSRNRTGNARINYAEDKDIEMDNYDYYHSKTNHDGSGKKLSRQSTAAANGDGPLRGSGSRKLGLDDGKSAGSSQNGSREQSSSNGGGGGSTGALQAAQASVALQPSSRKRKATATQLATASTMSSPAVMSTKRIGNTMQVTGPPLRETNLMTFEQSNARPENGRMKADDGTVLEPNDHVYLVCEPPGEPYYLGRIMEFLHAQNDTSRPVDAVRINWFYRPKDIGRKAVDTRQVFATMHSDISPLTALRGKCRIMHRGEIDSMDQFRKTPDSFWYEKLYDRYIQKNYDLIPTASIVNVPDKVKKVLDERWKFVLVEQGRGKELTSAVKLCKRCSGYCASNDSVDCAVCHNTYHMNCVRPPLLKKPSRGFAWSCAACSRAQERKLEARNTPNGTDANGDPDDDELLDDDDEDAQGIETDRTTPADEEHHHQGTAEQIYQASLWPWRYLGMHCKPEDALDYDDRIYPRASTRIGPRHQANVTPWPGRPVEYVKPLEIRRGPRGPKISKEALDAEKVQRGKRPKWVQDQPPGYVARGEDHDENDPNATSTLLWKPPSHDEISDGGVKDYMKEAQGFAKKLGLPERSTNLQDIALETLFQHNYESSAALKDLPDTKQDVFKEPLLTSAEQKKFEEGVAKYGSELHLVMKHVKTMTPGEVVRYYYTWKKTERGQQVWGTFAGRKGKKHARRAEEAANKLADDVADHDDDSAFDTAKAAEKKRSFICQFCSTTTSRQWRRAPNISSGLVGDNANKGNGKDKGNQYVVALCRRCAELWRRYGIRFEEMEEVAKKVAQSGGRAWKRKQDEELLKELQAAQEMGLMTPDRDVTPMSGSLNSVQEPPRKKLKGAPGPADKDQDSAYSDGGGVPSSGLSKKKDKYVESTPIPEMPKPRVLPCAVCDQMEPLGEQHISCRECRLTVHRNCYGIMDNRMQGKWICDMCSNDKNPQLSIQYKCVLCPVEHTEQDFVEQPKLTHHKKKMSEKDREREKLEVQQARKAAEYYRKQQEDLNRPVNPREPLKRTADNNWVHVTCAVWTPEVKFGNAKALEPSEGIPSIPRSRYDEVCQACNQQGGACISCHQCRVPYHVECARQQGHLLGFDVSPVKGSRRDQFNVVTLNGETGTMSAVLWCKDHIPTKTIAHHMHEMVSESGLNALQFYAQNYKQADLTLTGTVRKANLMMNAAKVSGVPTQSSGPRRPSGAGTTTAIANGTGLHARNGEPTEAAMNALQPGEKVCITCGIDVTPKWWPIDDSQERKLTNGHHGVIGSEARKFVDQRKFQCHQCRKAPRTKPCVPQHSPPAAEPPRLSHAMPPAPPTAVPPLRSPPAAPSDYRPLRSEIHSLLHHPALNERPPPPVPVAAAVPQHIDSRPPAVTHPYGAAPHPRSYNEWSHLPRRQHGSPPRHLNGGPPPLHGGAPAPPPLSNLTSLRPPAMTAPPPVAPLSVGHHHAHGSPVYGNGLPPSPRRLTGPAPPAPYVPPYHAAPSHPPPPPQTRSPNLSNGVPSSRYESSTHGMHPHPQLSPYLGSHGSPPMPRTGPPPTLEPPGSAGSMASRPPESRPASGASASPSLRNLLS
- the ENV7 gene encoding Non-specific serine/threonine protein kinase (COG:I~COG:K~COG:T~BUSCO:EOG09263OAE~EggNog:ENOG503NXKW) is translated as MAQIFLDLFYSFGNCLNCFPGSPTLKINSRSFKILRLLGEGGFSYVYLVEDTSTHELFALKKIRCPFGAESVQQAMREVEAYRLFDHIPTIISAVDHAVATERGADEATKTVYVLLPYYRRGNLQDMINANMVNRTAFPERHLMMLFLGVCKALRAMHEYRPGPVERMEMGNEEDHPADGPSGGDRRGGGGAGGSKMGTRGKRTEEEEETEQERPLMENENQISSSGPGGKVLSYAHRDIKPGNIMIDDSGSTPILMDLGSVAPSPVPVTSQSLALQIQDTAAEHSTMPYRAPELFDVRTGTVIDTKTDIWSLGCTLYACLVGKSPFEMRSDETGGTLSLCVLGGDWRFPDESPGGAKRVNSISQAKARAAVAAAASDGPPDGPSGGGGSGSVSISEPIREIVRRCLKVEPAERPDINELITMVEHAIDELPDGGSYGSP